In Vibrio japonicus, one DNA window encodes the following:
- the mukB gene encoding chromosome partition protein MukB: MIERGKYQSLTMVNWNGFFARTFDIDGLVTTLSGGNGAGKSTTMAAFITALIPDQTLLHFRNTTEAGSNQSSRDKGLYGKLQPGACYAALDVVNSRNQRLLFAVKLQQVAGRDKKVDIKPFVIQGLPSDVKPTDVLIESVSATQARVRQINEVKESIAQYEGVQFKAFSSIVEYHAQMFEFGVVPKKLRNSSDRSKFYRLIEASLYGGISSAITRSLRDYLLPQNGGVKKAFQDMESALRENRMTLEAIKTTQADRDLFKHLITESTNYVAADYMRHANDRRNKLEQTLAFRSELFGSRETLVEQNNLLNCVQEELELLVESESALEQDYQAASDHLQLVQNALRQQEKIARYQEDLEELSERLEEQMMVVEEAQERVLMAEEQATVSEEEVDSLKTQLADYQQALDVQQTRALQYQQAVQALDKAKQLLDDESLTAEGAQALVAELKQQESDNTNTLLSVKHKLDMSSAAAKQFETALMLVKSIVGQVERKDAASHAKEALQKARNAEQVAQNEQQWRAQHRDLERSLNQQRQARELVDGYRKQHHVELTDEIAFEQERERHAMQIESLEMAQEDIREERSEQRRIEQDSAAEIRKLEAIAPTWIAANDALEKLREQSGADLYDSQAVMSHMQVVLEQEKDQSLAKDKLAERRAQLESEIERLASPGGSNDPRLKGLADTLGGVLLSEIYDDITIDDAPYFSAMYGPARHAIVVSDLSGIEEKLVELDDCPEDLYIIEGDVDAFDDSSFNAEELEGAVCVRMNDRQMRYSRLPEIPLFGRAAREQRLELLRGERDEVVEQHAKAAFDSQKLQRLYQALNSFVAKHIQVAFESDPEQALAGQREKRNQVVRLLADLDAKEQQQRSQLQSSKQALSALDKLAPHMALIEDETLQARFDELEEKIAQLSEAKTFLNNHGKAVAELEKVATALEADPEQFDALEAEYKAADQKLQDLKKQIFALSDLVERRHYFAYSDSVDLLNKSSELSEQLKSKLVQAERARTRAREELKQSQGQMNQYNQVLASLKSSHQAKLETVQEFKQELQEFGVNADEGAEERAMRRRDELQERLHTSRSRKSEYERTITSTELEMKGLAKRLKKVQKEYVELRTFVIAAKAGWCLVLRLARENDVERRLHKRELAYMSADELRSMSDKSLGALRLAVADNDDLRDALRLSEDNARPERKVLFYIAVYQHLRERIRQDIIRTDDPVEAIEEMEVELARLTEELTQRENRLAISSESAASIIKKTIQREQNRIRMLNQGLSNIAFGQVKGVRLNVKIRESHEILLHGLSAQQEQHKDLFETTRYTFSEAMAKLFQRVNPHIDMGQRSPQILGEELLDYRNYLELSIEVNRGSDGWLQAESGALSTGEAIGTGQSILLMVVQSWEEESRRLRSKDIVPCRLLFLDEAARLDAKSISTLFELCDRLDMQLLIAAPENISPEKGTTYKLVRKVFKDHEHVHVVGLRGFGQTEKPKSEVQELIEAL, encoded by the coding sequence ATGATTGAACGTGGTAAATATCAATCGCTGACCATGGTTAACTGGAACGGCTTCTTTGCTCGTACCTTTGATATCGATGGTTTAGTAACAACACTTTCGGGTGGTAACGGTGCTGGTAAGTCAACCACGATGGCGGCGTTCATTACCGCTTTGATTCCCGACCAAACCTTATTGCACTTCCGTAACACCACAGAAGCGGGCAGTAATCAGTCGTCACGCGATAAAGGTCTGTACGGTAAACTACAACCAGGCGCATGTTATGCCGCGCTAGACGTAGTGAACTCTCGCAACCAGCGTCTATTGTTTGCAGTGAAGTTGCAGCAAGTTGCTGGTCGTGACAAGAAGGTGGACATTAAACCTTTCGTGATTCAGGGCTTACCAAGCGATGTGAAACCGACGGATGTACTGATTGAAAGTGTGTCGGCAACACAGGCTCGCGTACGTCAGATTAACGAAGTCAAAGAGTCTATTGCGCAGTATGAAGGCGTTCAGTTCAAAGCGTTTTCTTCTATCGTCGAATATCACGCGCAAATGTTTGAGTTTGGCGTTGTACCAAAGAAACTACGCAACTCAAGCGACCGTTCAAAATTCTATCGTTTGATCGAAGCGTCCCTGTACGGTGGTATTTCAAGCGCGATTACACGTTCTCTGCGTGATTACCTTCTGCCTCAAAATGGCGGGGTAAAGAAAGCATTCCAAGATATGGAATCGGCGCTGCGTGAAAACCGCATGACGCTGGAAGCAATCAAAACCACTCAGGCTGACCGTGACTTATTCAAACACCTGATCACCGAGTCGACAAACTATGTGGCCGCTGATTACATGCGCCATGCGAACGATCGTCGCAATAAGTTAGAGCAAACACTGGCATTTCGTTCTGAGTTGTTTGGCTCTCGCGAGACATTGGTAGAGCAAAACAACTTACTTAACTGTGTTCAGGAAGAGTTGGAGCTATTGGTTGAATCAGAGTCTGCCTTAGAGCAAGACTACCAAGCCGCCTCTGACCATCTTCAGCTTGTGCAAAACGCGTTGCGCCAACAAGAAAAAATTGCCCGCTATCAGGAAGACCTTGAGGAGCTCAGTGAGCGCCTTGAAGAGCAGATGATGGTGGTTGAAGAAGCGCAAGAACGTGTTTTGATGGCGGAAGAGCAGGCCACCGTTTCTGAAGAAGAAGTGGATAGCCTGAAAACTCAGCTGGCGGATTACCAACAAGCGTTAGATGTTCAGCAAACACGAGCGCTGCAATATCAACAAGCGGTACAAGCGCTAGATAAAGCCAAACAGCTACTGGATGACGAAAGCTTAACCGCTGAAGGTGCACAGGCACTGGTTGCCGAGTTAAAGCAGCAAGAGTCAGACAATACCAATACGTTGCTTTCAGTTAAGCACAAATTGGATATGTCTTCGGCGGCTGCGAAGCAGTTTGAAACCGCACTGATGTTAGTGAAAAGCATCGTCGGACAGGTAGAGCGCAAAGATGCTGCTAGCCATGCGAAAGAAGCGTTACAAAAAGCACGCAACGCGGAACAAGTGGCGCAAAATGAGCAGCAATGGCGCGCGCAGCATCGTGATTTGGAACGCAGCCTAAACCAACAGCGTCAAGCGCGCGAGTTAGTGGATGGTTACCGTAAACAGCACCATGTCGAGCTGACGGATGAAATTGCTTTTGAGCAAGAACGCGAACGCCACGCGATGCAGATTGAGTCTTTGGAAATGGCTCAAGAGGACATTCGTGAAGAGCGCAGCGAACAACGTCGTATTGAACAAGATTCTGCCGCTGAGATTCGTAAGCTAGAAGCAATTGCACCGACTTGGATTGCCGCGAACGACGCCCTAGAAAAGCTACGTGAGCAAAGCGGTGCTGATCTGTATGACAGCCAAGCAGTAATGTCACACATGCAGGTTGTGCTTGAGCAAGAAAAAGATCAATCGCTCGCAAAAGACAAGCTGGCTGAGCGTCGCGCTCAACTGGAAAGTGAGATCGAGCGTCTGGCGTCTCCAGGTGGTTCAAACGATCCACGCCTCAAAGGACTGGCAGATACGCTTGGTGGTGTTCTGCTGTCTGAAATTTATGACGATATCACGATTGATGATGCACCGTACTTCAGTGCGATGTACGGCCCGGCTCGTCACGCGATTGTGGTTTCTGACCTGTCTGGTATCGAAGAGAAGCTGGTGGAGCTGGACGACTGTCCTGAGGATTTGTACATCATCGAAGGTGATGTCGATGCCTTTGACGATAGCTCGTTCAATGCGGAAGAGCTAGAAGGCGCAGTGTGCGTTCGTATGAACGATCGCCAAATGCGTTACTCTCGTTTACCTGAAATCCCTCTCTTCGGCCGCGCGGCGCGTGAACAACGCCTAGAGCTACTACGTGGTGAGCGTGATGAAGTGGTGGAGCAACATGCTAAAGCCGCGTTTGATTCGCAGAAGCTTCAGCGTCTGTACCAAGCGTTAAATAGTTTTGTCGCGAAACATATTCAGGTTGCGTTTGAATCTGACCCAGAACAAGCGTTGGCTGGCCAGCGTGAAAAGCGCAACCAAGTGGTTCGTTTGCTGGCAGATCTGGATGCAAAAGAACAGCAACAACGCTCACAGCTACAAAGCAGTAAACAAGCACTCTCAGCTTTAGATAAATTAGCGCCTCACATGGCACTGATTGAAGATGAGACGCTTCAAGCTCGCTTTGATGAACTTGAAGAGAAAATTGCTCAGCTATCGGAAGCTAAGACTTTCCTAAACAATCACGGCAAAGCCGTGGCTGAGTTGGAAAAAGTCGCGACGGCACTTGAAGCCGATCCAGAGCAGTTTGATGCACTGGAAGCGGAATATAAAGCCGCAGACCAAAAGCTACAGGATCTGAAAAAGCAGATTTTCGCGCTGTCTGATTTGGTTGAGCGTCGTCACTACTTCGCGTATTCAGACTCTGTCGATCTTCTTAACAAGAGCAGTGAGCTGAGCGAGCAGCTAAAATCGAAACTGGTTCAAGCGGAGCGTGCGCGTACTCGTGCTCGTGAAGAGTTAAAACAATCTCAGGGCCAAATGAACCAGTACAACCAAGTGCTGGCGTCATTGAAGAGTTCTCACCAAGCCAAACTGGAAACGGTTCAAGAGTTCAAGCAAGAACTGCAAGAGTTTGGTGTGAATGCGGATGAAGGTGCAGAAGAGCGCGCGATGCGTCGTCGCGATGAGCTGCAAGAACGTTTGCACACGTCACGCAGCCGTAAGAGCGAATACGAACGTACGATTACCTCGACAGAGCTTGAAATGAAGGGGCTGGCGAAGCGCCTGAAGAAAGTTCAGAAAGAGTATGTTGAACTACGTACCTTTGTGATTGCCGCAAAAGCGGGATGGTGCTTGGTGCTTCGTTTAGCGCGTGAGAACGATGTTGAACGTCGTTTGCACAAACGTGAGTTAGCGTACATGTCGGCTGATGAACTGCGTTCGATGTCGGATAAATCACTGGGTGCATTGCGTTTAGCCGTTGCAGATAACGATGATTTGCGTGATGCCCTGCGTTTGTCTGAAGATAATGCCCGCCCTGAACGTAAAGTTCTGTTCTATATTGCGGTTTATCAGCATCTTCGTGAGCGTATTCGCCAAGACATTATCCGTACGGATGATCCGGTTGAAGCGATTGAAGAGATGGAAGTGGAGCTGGCGAGACTAACAGAAGAGCTGACTCAGCGTGAAAACCGTCTCGCGATCAGTTCTGAATCTGCGGCCAGCATCATTAAGAAAACGATTCAGCGTGAACAGAACCGTATTCGTATGCTAAACCAAGGCCTGTCTAACATTGCATTTGGTCAGGTTAAAGGTGTTCGTCTGAATGTGAAGATTCGTGAAAGTCACGAGATCTTGCTTCACGGCCTTTCTGCTCAACAAGAACAGCATAAAGACTTGTTTGAAACGACCCGCTACACCTTCTCAGAAGCAATGGCGAAGTTGTTCCAACGTGTGAATCCGCATATCGACATGGGCCAACGTTCACCACAGATTCTGGGTGAAGAGTTACTGGATTACCGTAACTACCTAGAACTTAGCATTGAAGTTAACCGTGGTTCTGATGGCTGGTTGCAAGCGGAGTCTGGCGCACTTTCAACTGGTGAAGCGATTGGTACGGGTCAGTCAATCCTATTGATGGTTGTTCAGAGTTGGGAAGAAGAGTCACGCCGCTTACGCAGTAAAGACATTGTTCCGTGTCGCTTGTTGTTCCTAGATGAAGCAGCACGTCTTGACGCGAAGTCAATCTCGACGCTGTTTGAGTTATGTGACCGTCTTGACATGCAGTTGCTGATCGCAGCTCCAGAAAACATCAGTCCTGAGAAGGGAACAACGTATAAATTGGTACGTAAAGTGTTTAAAGATCACGAACACGTACATGTTGTTGGCTTGCGTGGCTTTGGTCAAACTGAAAAACCAAAGAGCGAAGTTCAGGAGCTCATTGAAGCGCTTTAA
- the cmoM gene encoding tRNA uridine 5-oxyacetic acid(34) methyltransferase CmoM — protein MTEDRNFDDIAHKFVKNIYGSDKGEIRQVIVWEDLEQLLDMTGGSEQSLSVLDAGGGLAQMSQKLAKLGHHISLCDLSSEMLQLAEQDIEKNGLLEQYRLIHAPVQDIERHLSEQVDVVMFHAVMEWLADPKSALETLLKQVKPGGAASVMFYNHHGLVYKNVVCGNIPHVLEGMPHRKRFKLQPQKGLKPEDVYQWIEDAGFEICGKSGIRCFSDYIGNMQYTGDYQYEDVLALEKQLCRQEPYLSLGRYIHVWAKKKEKQE, from the coding sequence GTGACTGAAGACCGCAATTTCGACGATATTGCCCACAAATTTGTAAAAAACATATATGGCTCTGACAAAGGCGAGATACGGCAAGTCATTGTTTGGGAAGATTTAGAGCAATTATTAGACATGACGGGTGGGTCAGAGCAATCACTGAGCGTGCTAGACGCAGGTGGTGGTTTAGCACAAATGTCACAAAAGCTTGCCAAGCTCGGACACCATATCTCGTTATGTGATCTATCTTCGGAAATGTTGCAGCTAGCAGAACAGGATATTGAAAAAAACGGTTTGCTTGAGCAGTATCGCCTGATTCACGCGCCTGTCCAAGATATCGAACGGCATCTGAGTGAACAGGTCGATGTCGTGATGTTCCATGCCGTTATGGAGTGGTTAGCGGATCCGAAATCGGCTTTAGAAACATTATTAAAGCAGGTAAAACCAGGTGGCGCAGCATCAGTGATGTTTTATAACCACCACGGACTGGTATACAAAAATGTCGTATGTGGAAACATTCCTCATGTTTTGGAAGGAATGCCGCATCGAAAAAGATTTAAATTACAGCCACAGAAAGGCTTAAAGCCTGAAGACGTCTACCAATGGATAGAAGACGCAGGCTTTGAAATCTGCGGTAAATCAGGTATCCGCTGTTTTAGTGATTACATTGGAAATATGCAATACACAGGCGATTACCAGTATGAAGATGTGTTGGCACTCGAAAAGCAACTTTGTCGCCAAGAGCCATACCTCTCATTAGGCCGTTACATTCATGTGTGGGCTAAAAAGAAAGAAAAACAGGAATAA
- the elyC gene encoding envelope biogenesis factor ElyC yields the protein MFELKKVVSSLLMPLPAMLIIGIVGLMLIMFTRNQKTGCFVVLFSFIGIFLIAFQPVSSRLLMPLERQYTAFFPVDESIDYVMVLGSGHVVDDEMPPTSQLSRAGLMRLAEGIRVMRLYPGAKLILSGYAGGAEVSNARMMGQVALELGVAKSDIILLETAKDTWEEARQAAAFVSYKKLVLVTSASHMERALNEFHAAGLDPYPAPTNYLAFQNVTQAWEKYTPKAKYLEQTERYWHETLGRIWQSLRDWVSTPEKPLATENEG from the coding sequence ATGTTTGAGCTGAAAAAAGTGGTCTCTTCACTCCTTATGCCATTACCTGCAATGCTGATCATCGGCATTGTCGGATTAATGTTAATCATGTTCACTAGGAATCAAAAGACCGGCTGTTTTGTTGTCCTGTTTTCGTTCATCGGTATTTTTCTCATCGCCTTTCAGCCCGTCTCTTCAAGACTCCTGATGCCACTTGAACGTCAATACACCGCGTTTTTCCCTGTGGACGAATCGATAGATTACGTGATGGTGCTTGGTAGCGGCCACGTTGTCGATGATGAAATGCCTCCAACTTCACAGCTAAGCCGCGCAGGGCTAATGCGCTTGGCCGAGGGGATTCGTGTTATGCGCCTATATCCGGGGGCAAAACTCATTCTCTCCGGCTACGCTGGGGGGGCAGAAGTTAGCAATGCTCGTATGATGGGTCAGGTTGCGTTAGAACTGGGGGTCGCTAAATCGGACATTATTCTTCTCGAAACAGCAAAAGACACTTGGGAAGAAGCTCGCCAAGCCGCCGCATTTGTTAGCTATAAAAAGCTCGTATTGGTGACGTCAGCGAGTCATATGGAGCGAGCTCTTAATGAGTTTCACGCTGCTGGGTTAGATCCTTACCCAGCACCAACAAACTATCTCGCGTTTCAAAATGTCACTCAGGCTTGGGAGAAGTACACACCTAAAGCCAAGTACTTAGAGCAAACTGAGCGCTACTGGCATGAAACACTTGGCCGTATCTGGCAATCACTTCGTGATTGGGTATCTACCCCAGAAAAGCCTTTAGCGACGGAAAACGAAGGATAA
- the mukF gene encoding chromosome partition protein MukF, with protein sequence MSEMTLNAAEQPIDELVSWVKQHDFSLNLTTERLAFLIAIAVLSNERFDEELGEGELHDAFTIVTRLFEDTGEASAFRANNAINELVKQRLISRFTSEITDGASIYRLSPLAIGITDYYVRHREFSKLRLSIQLSMVAGEMAKAIEAAQKGGTPGHWKKNVYGVLKYSVGEIFDQIDLNQRVMDEQQQSVKQQIADLLNKDWRDAINNCEALLTETSTTLKELQDTLQAASDELQTQILDIQEIVYGDDELEFIEEALFGLQMKLDRITSWGQQAIDLWIGYDRHVHKFIRTAIDMDKNRAFSSRLRQSIKDYFDMPWYLTFADAERLSDLRDEALVLRDDEVTGQVPMEVEYEEFQQVNDELSERIADMLRVHKDQGTPIDLGIVLRDYLVQHPRTHHFDLARIVVDQAVRLGYSESDYQAIQPDWQAINDFGAKVQANVIDRY encoded by the coding sequence ATGAGTGAGATGACTCTCAATGCTGCAGAGCAACCAATCGATGAATTGGTAAGCTGGGTGAAGCAGCACGATTTCTCATTGAACCTGACGACTGAACGATTAGCTTTTTTGATCGCAATTGCCGTACTTAGCAACGAAAGGTTTGATGAAGAATTGGGTGAAGGTGAGCTGCACGATGCATTCACTATCGTCACTCGGCTATTTGAAGATACAGGGGAAGCGTCTGCTTTCCGTGCGAACAATGCCATCAACGAATTGGTGAAACAGCGTCTGATCAGTCGCTTTACCAGCGAGATCACCGATGGCGCGAGTATTTATCGATTGTCGCCTCTGGCAATCGGTATTACTGACTACTACGTTCGTCACCGAGAATTTTCTAAATTACGACTGTCGATTCAGTTGTCTATGGTTGCTGGTGAAATGGCAAAAGCTATTGAAGCCGCTCAGAAAGGCGGGACGCCAGGCCATTGGAAGAAAAACGTTTACGGGGTACTTAAATATTCTGTAGGGGAAATTTTCGACCAAATTGATCTTAATCAGCGCGTGATGGACGAGCAACAACAGTCGGTGAAACAGCAAATTGCAGACCTGCTAAACAAAGATTGGCGTGATGCAATTAACAACTGTGAAGCACTGTTGACTGAAACGTCCACCACACTAAAAGAGCTGCAAGATACGTTGCAGGCAGCAAGTGATGAGCTTCAAACTCAAATCCTCGACATCCAAGAGATCGTCTATGGTGACGACGAACTTGAGTTCATAGAAGAAGCCTTGTTTGGCTTGCAAATGAAGTTGGATCGCATCACGAGTTGGGGTCAGCAAGCGATTGATCTTTGGATAGGTTACGACCGTCACGTCCATAAGTTTATTCGTACTGCGATTGATATGGATAAGAACCGCGCCTTCAGTTCTCGTTTGCGCCAATCCATAAAAGATTACTTCGATATGCCTTGGTATCTCACATTTGCAGATGCAGAAAGGCTCTCTGATCTTCGTGATGAAGCTTTGGTGCTAAGAGATGATGAAGTCACCGGACAAGTTCCGATGGAAGTGGAATACGAAGAGTTTCAACAAGTCAACGATGAGCTGTCAGAACGCATAGCAGACATGCTTCGAGTGCATAAAGATCAAGGTACGCCAATCGACCTTGGAATTGTGTTGCGAGATTATCTGGTTCAGCACCCACGCACTCATCACTTTGATTTAGCCCGCATTGTCGTCGATCAGGCGGTTCGCTTAGGTTATTCGGAATCGGATTACCAAGCAATTCAACCAGACTGGCAAGCGATTAACGATTTTGGGGCAAAGGTACAAGCAAATGTCATCGACCGATACTAA
- the mukE gene encoding chromosome partition protein MukE: MSSTDTNEYMPENLVKAISNPLFPALDSMLRAGRHISSEDLDNHALLSDFEVELSSFYQRYNTELVKAPEGFFYLRPRSTSLIGRSVLSELDMLVGKVLCFLYLSPERLAHEGIFTNQELYEELLALADEKKLMKLATNRASGSDLDKEKLFEKVRTSLRRLRRLGMIINIGETGKFSISESVFRFGADVRVGDDMREAQIRLIRDGEAVVHTKEPSQGSLLIEEADDDNEQEETFGESEA, from the coding sequence ATGTCATCGACCGATACTAATGAATACATGCCAGAAAATCTGGTAAAAGCAATTTCGAATCCTCTGTTCCCAGCGTTAGATAGCATGCTGCGTGCAGGGCGTCATATTTCAAGTGAAGACTTAGACAACCACGCGTTGTTATCTGACTTTGAAGTGGAACTCTCTTCCTTCTACCAACGCTACAACACTGAATTAGTGAAAGCGCCGGAAGGTTTCTTTTACCTTCGTCCACGCTCTACGTCGCTTATTGGCCGCAGTGTACTGTCAGAACTCGATATGCTGGTAGGTAAGGTATTGTGTTTCCTTTACTTGAGCCCAGAGCGCTTGGCGCATGAAGGTATTTTTACCAACCAAGAACTGTACGAAGAGTTACTCGCGTTAGCGGATGAGAAAAAACTCATGAAGCTGGCGACTAACCGCGCTAGTGGTTCAGACCTTGATAAAGAAAAGCTGTTTGAGAAAGTGCGTACATCACTTCGTCGCCTGCGTCGTCTTGGTATGATCATCAATATTGGTGAGACAGGCAAGTTTAGTATCAGCGAGTCTGTTTTCCGCTTCGGTGCTGACGTTCGTGTGGGTGACGATATGCGAGAAGCTCAAATTCGTTTGATCCGCGATGGCGAAGCTGTAGTCCACACCAAAGAGCCGAGCCAAGGCAGTTTGCTGATTGAAGAGGCCGATGACGATAACGAGCAAGAAGAAACATTTGGAGAAAGTGAAGCATGA